In a genomic window of Gloeocapsopsis dulcis:
- a CDS encoding ABC transporter ATP-binding protein: MAKVRLENIKRKFNNVTAVEDITFEIPDGQFWVLVGPSGCGKSTILRTIAGLETATSGNLYIGDLLVNNIPARQRDVAMVFQNYALYPHMTVAQNIAFGLQMRKVDAQVIQQRVETVARSLALEHLLERKPKQLSGGQQQRVALGRAIAREAQVFLLDEPLSNLDAQLRDDTRAELKQLHHNLGITTIYVTHDQVEAMTLADRIVILNRGRIQQIGEPQSVYAKPANRMVATFLGNPPMNILPGKYKNGTFLVESQVIPCPMRVRDALRLAEGQVVDLGIRPEDLFINELQTNKEVTTLTVEVRLVEPLGRETLIRAGLPSSSVQVNIQQAGAIRLCLGDRISLGLDLEQLFIFDATTGDRLYPC, translated from the coding sequence ATGGCTAAAGTTCGTCTAGAGAATATCAAACGTAAGTTTAACAATGTCACTGCGGTCGAGGATATTACTTTTGAAATTCCTGATGGACAATTTTGGGTTCTTGTTGGACCATCAGGTTGTGGTAAATCAACAATCCTCAGGACGATCGCAGGGCTAGAAACAGCAACAAGTGGAAACTTGTACATCGGAGATCTTCTTGTCAATAACATTCCAGCGCGACAGCGGGATGTTGCTATGGTTTTTCAAAATTATGCACTTTACCCGCATATGACTGTTGCACAGAACATTGCGTTTGGGTTACAGATGCGGAAAGTTGACGCACAAGTGATTCAACAAAGAGTAGAAACTGTCGCGCGATCGCTTGCACTCGAACATCTTTTAGAACGTAAACCCAAGCAACTATCTGGAGGACAGCAACAACGCGTCGCCTTAGGAAGGGCGATCGCCCGCGAAGCACAAGTATTTTTATTAGATGAACCTTTATCGAACTTAGATGCGCAGCTACGCGACGATACCCGTGCAGAGTTAAAACAGTTGCATCACAATTTAGGAATTACGACAATTTACGTGACTCACGATCAAGTTGAAGCGATGACTTTAGCAGATCGCATCGTTATCCTCAATCGCGGGAGAATTCAGCAAATCGGAGAACCACAAAGCGTTTACGCAAAACCTGCTAACCGAATGGTAGCGACTTTCTTAGGCAATCCGCCAATGAATATTTTGCCTGGCAAGTACAAAAATGGCACCTTTTTGGTAGAAAGTCAGGTTATTCCTTGTCCAATGAGGGTTCGCGATGCATTGCGTTTAGCTGAAGGACAAGTTGTTGATTTAGGGATTCGCCCAGAAGATTTGTTTATTAACGAACTACAAACAAACAAAGAAGTGACAACTTTAACGGTTGAAGTCAGACTTGTAGAACCGTTGGGAAGAGAAACTTTAATTCGTGCTGGTTTACCCAGTTCGAGTGTGCAAGTCAATATTCAACAGGCGGGTGCTATACGTTTGTGCCTAGGCGATCGCATTTCACTAGGGCTTGATTTAGAACAGCTATTTATCTTTGACGCGACGACAGGCGATCGCTTATATCCGTGTTAG
- the hepA gene encoding heterocyst formation ABC transporter subunit HepA, which yields MNSKIPLLFRNLLQATKIWQENYFLIREFRNFRRIAILAIVFTIIAAIFEGIGVGFILSFLQNVTNPDAQPIRTGIEWFDIWVLGVNAPASERIYRVCALILLTTVVRSLFTYLGRLYTQITQFKLVYFLRKRIFELFQSLSLRYFAKTRSGGLVHSITTEIMQIMQAFNFVSIILTKFTILFVYIISMFLLSWQLTIVSILLFSLISVGISSLLGRVREASFERTRAAKWYTSVSLEYIHGVRTVQAFAAYNFERKRFDEANSNFLKATTKAVSISSIIEPLSEGVATAILVGMLLLAFTVLIPAGQLQVSSLLTFLFVLLRIMPLRRQIDGARVQLSNCQGSFNNIKELLRIDDKPLFHNGNKKLFGLKQKIEFVRVDFGYDSDEIVLHDINLTIEKGKMTALVGASGAGKSTLVDLIPRFYDPTRGKVLIDGVDLREFNIYSFRNKLAVVSQDTYIFNTSVRENIAYALEDVDDATVIEAAKLANALEFIQDLPQGLDTQLGDRGVRLSGGQRQRIAIARALLRNPDILILDEATSALDSVSERLIQQSLEKLAVGRTVIAIAHRLSTIVRADKVVVLEQGRIIEQGGYQELLDRRGELWKYHQMQHEYSQAG from the coding sequence ATGAACTCCAAAATTCCGCTACTATTCCGCAATTTGTTACAAGCTACAAAAATTTGGCAAGAAAACTACTTTCTGATTAGAGAATTTCGTAACTTCCGAAGAATTGCAATTTTAGCTATCGTCTTTACTATAATTGCTGCCATATTTGAAGGTATTGGGGTAGGATTTATTCTTTCGTTTCTCCAGAATGTAACGAATCCAGATGCCCAACCAATTCGCACTGGAATTGAGTGGTTTGATATTTGGGTTTTAGGAGTTAATGCTCCTGCGTCTGAGCGAATTTATCGAGTATGTGCCTTAATTTTATTAACAACTGTAGTGCGATCGCTCTTTACTTATTTAGGTCGCCTTTACACACAAATTACGCAATTTAAATTAGTTTATTTTCTGCGAAAGCGAATATTTGAATTATTTCAATCGTTAAGCTTACGATATTTTGCCAAGACAAGATCAGGAGGGTTAGTACACAGCATTACAACTGAAATCATGCAGATCATGCAGGCGTTTAATTTCGTCTCAATAATTTTGACAAAATTTACGATACTATTTGTCTATATTATTTCTATGTTCTTGCTGTCTTGGCAACTGACAATTGTTTCTATTTTGCTCTTTAGTTTAATATCAGTAGGAATTTCATCGCTCTTAGGGCGCGTACGAGAAGCAAGTTTTGAAAGAACAAGGGCAGCAAAGTGGTACACTTCAGTATCGCTTGAATACATTCATGGAGTTCGTACAGTTCAAGCTTTTGCAGCATATAACTTTGAAAGAAAAAGATTTGACGAGGCTAATTCTAACTTTCTCAAAGCCACTACTAAAGCTGTCTCGATCTCATCAATCATTGAACCACTTTCAGAAGGAGTGGCAACAGCCATTCTAGTTGGAATGCTTCTGCTAGCATTTACAGTTCTAATTCCTGCTGGACAATTACAAGTATCTTCGTTATTAACCTTTCTCTTTGTTTTACTACGAATTATGCCTTTGCGGCGGCAAATTGATGGTGCAAGAGTACAGTTAAGTAATTGTCAAGGATCTTTCAATAATATTAAAGAGTTACTTCGCATAGACGATAAACCTTTGTTTCATAACGGCAACAAAAAGCTTTTTGGATTGAAGCAAAAAATTGAGTTTGTGAGAGTAGATTTTGGCTATGACTCAGATGAAATTGTCTTACACGACATTAATTTAACTATTGAAAAAGGTAAGATGACAGCCCTAGTAGGAGCATCAGGTGCTGGTAAAAGTACTTTAGTAGATTTGATCCCTAGGTTTTACGATCCTACTCGCGGTAAGGTGTTAATTGATGGCGTTGATCTACGCGAATTTAATATCTACTCATTCCGTAATAAGCTAGCTGTTGTGAGTCAAGACACTTATATATTTAATACTTCTGTGCGTGAAAATATTGCCTATGCATTAGAAGATGTAGATGACGCAACAGTTATTGAAGCAGCAAAACTTGCCAATGCGCTGGAGTTTATTCAAGATCTGCCGCAAGGGTTAGATACACAGTTAGGCGATCGCGGAGTCCGCTTATCAGGAGGACAACGTCAGCGCATTGCGATCGCCCGTGCCCTGTTGCGCAACCCAGATATTTTAATCCTCGATGAAGCGACAAGTGCATTAGACTCAGTATCAGAGCGGTTAATTCAACAGTCGTTAGAGAAGCTAGCTGTAGGAAGAACTGTAATTGCGATCGCACATCGTCTATCAACAATTGTCCGTGCTGACAAAGTTGTTGTCTTAGAGCAAGGTCGCATTATTGAACAAGGAGGATACCAAGAACTACTCGATCGACGCGGCGAACTTTGGAAGTATCATCAAATGCAGCATGAATATAGTCAAGCAGGATAA
- a CDS encoding glycosyltransferase family 4 protein has translation MKILITISHLMTGGAQTFVIRLASALAKYHTVYVYNFNFFPITDNILIDRFPDNVKVISFFPPSSPTLLNQTLSKLERLTAKTGKKVKFREKLRRLHFQFVLKQLKVNLINSHLYHADSFVVENIKDLSIPVIVTDHGDYKYVIEQQLSDRSNTQKIFERINGIVVLSEDNATAIAQYVKSNLPIKKIYNGIALPQLQKQTISGREKLKIPKDALVFGMVARGIQEKGWAELIQAFKQVVYAKQEVYLILVGDSEYLRNLKASLNGIADRVHFVGYSSDPNYWIECFDVGVLPTYFDGESLPYSIIEYLSFGKPAIATKMGGIPEIMTHNAQIAGFTIKIQAGKADVASLAHAMLQYINNPSLLNQHSQIAQQAFEKFNIENCVKSYKLFFQQVLVNNMKSSPDQK, from the coding sequence ATGAAAATTCTTATTACCATTTCCCATCTAATGACCGGAGGCGCACAAACCTTTGTCATCAGGTTAGCGAGTGCTTTAGCGAAATATCACACTGTATATGTTTATAACTTTAATTTTTTTCCTATTACTGACAACATTTTAATAGACAGATTTCCTGATAATGTTAAAGTAATATCTTTTTTTCCTCCTTCTTCACCTACTTTACTAAATCAAACCTTATCAAAATTAGAGCGTTTGACAGCAAAAACAGGTAAAAAAGTAAAATTTCGAGAAAAATTAAGAAGACTGCATTTTCAATTTGTCCTTAAACAACTTAAGGTGAACTTAATTAATAGTCATTTATATCATGCAGACAGCTTTGTTGTAGAAAATATCAAAGATTTATCAATTCCAGTTATTGTTACCGATCATGGCGACTATAAATACGTTATCGAGCAACAACTAAGCGATCGTAGCAATACTCAGAAAATCTTCGAGAGAATTAATGGCATTGTTGTTCTTTCTGAAGATAATGCTACAGCAATAGCGCAGTACGTGAAAAGTAATCTGCCTATAAAAAAGATTTACAACGGTATTGCGCTACCTCAACTACAAAAACAGACTATCTCTGGGCGAGAGAAACTAAAGATACCAAAAGATGCTCTCGTATTTGGTATGGTTGCTAGAGGAATTCAGGAAAAAGGTTGGGCAGAGTTAATTCAAGCGTTTAAACAGGTGGTGTACGCAAAACAAGAAGTGTATTTAATTCTTGTCGGTGATAGCGAATATCTCAGAAATCTCAAAGCATCGCTTAATGGCATAGCTGATAGAGTACACTTTGTTGGCTACTCTTCTGATCCTAATTACTGGATAGAATGTTTTGATGTTGGGGTTTTGCCTACATATTTTGACGGCGAGAGTCTTCCTTATTCCATTATTGAGTATTTATCTTTTGGCAAACCTGCGATCGCAACTAAGATGGGGGGAATCCCTGAAATAATGACGCATAACGCTCAAATTGCAGGTTTTACGATCAAAATTCAGGCAGGTAAAGCCGATGTGGCTTCCCTTGCTCATGCCATGCTGCAATATATCAACAATCCCTCTCTACTAAATCAGCATTCTCAAATTGCACAACAAGCCTTTGAAAAGTTTAATATCGAGAATTGTGTTAAAAGTTATAAATTATTTTTTCAGCAAGTGTTAGTTAACAATATGAAATCTTCGCCTGACCAAAAATGA
- a CDS encoding ShlB/FhaC/HecB family hemolysin secretion/activation protein, which translates to MYNPERLQKLKAEFLGRDISLSDLYQTANQITQLYREDGYVLSQALVPEQTIRDGVARIQVIEGFVERVDFTGAPQEQLNRLKRFEEKIVGARPLNVRSLERYLLLANDFAGIQAQGVLSPGNSVGASILTVNVKYNPTNKLEVNSRSSSSVGPLQSQTAQLLNSLTGSGEQITVSQATTPIDPRELTATGIGVSVPIGYEGLRFAFNGDYTNVRPGKDLSQYDINGNTYSASLGVAYPLIRSRASNLSISGAFDWSNRAVTTRFTGTQETLSEERLRVLRAGVNFNQIDVGGAWQGNIQVSQGISDLGATTEGTAAKPLSRSSGSAAFTKLNLHLIRQQSLPGGLSLQLAGAAQITGNSLLVSEQFSLGGDEFGRAFDPSQVLGDSGYALRAELQRQFAYKVGRQRFAVTQPYIFYDYGQVFRKHTSAAEHSQDTLSSVGLRVRQSLNDSFSLQAELGFPLMRTDSNFNRDPRIFVTLKGSF; encoded by the coding sequence GTGTACAACCCTGAACGCCTCCAAAAACTTAAAGCTGAGTTTTTAGGACGAGATATTAGTCTTAGCGACCTGTATCAAACTGCCAACCAGATCACTCAGCTTTATCGAGAAGATGGCTATGTCCTCTCACAAGCGCTCGTACCAGAACAGACAATTCGTGATGGTGTTGCTCGGATACAGGTGATTGAAGGGTTTGTTGAGCGGGTAGATTTCACCGGAGCACCACAAGAGCAATTAAATCGCCTTAAAAGATTTGAAGAAAAGATTGTTGGGGCGCGTCCCCTGAATGTGCGCTCCCTAGAACGATATCTATTGTTAGCGAATGATTTTGCTGGAATTCAAGCACAGGGAGTACTGAGTCCTGGCAATAGTGTTGGGGCATCAATATTAACAGTCAATGTCAAGTACAACCCAACCAATAAATTAGAAGTCAACAGCCGCAGCAGTAGCTCTGTTGGTCCACTACAATCGCAAACAGCACAGTTGTTGAATTCTTTGACCGGAAGCGGAGAGCAAATCACCGTCAGCCAAGCTACGACCCCGATAGATCCGAGGGAACTGACTGCAACTGGAATCGGTGTATCAGTACCAATTGGATATGAGGGACTGCGCTTTGCCTTCAACGGCGACTATACCAATGTGCGACCAGGCAAAGATTTAAGCCAGTACGACATTAATGGCAACACCTATTCGGCATCGCTGGGAGTAGCCTATCCGTTAATTCGTTCCAGAGCTAGCAATCTGTCAATTAGTGGTGCATTTGACTGGAGCAACCGTGCAGTTACCACTAGATTTACAGGCACGCAAGAAACTCTGAGTGAGGAGCGCTTGCGGGTGCTGCGAGCAGGAGTTAACTTTAACCAGATTGATGTTGGGGGTGCTTGGCAGGGCAACATCCAAGTCTCTCAAGGCATTAGCGACTTAGGAGCGACAACTGAGGGAACAGCTGCTAAACCACTATCCCGCAGCTCTGGTAGTGCCGCCTTCACCAAACTGAACTTGCATCTCATCCGACAGCAATCCCTGCCAGGTGGCTTGAGTTTGCAGCTAGCAGGCGCAGCTCAGATTACAGGCAACAGCTTACTCGTGTCCGAGCAATTTAGCTTGGGAGGCGATGAATTTGGGCGTGCCTTCGACCCGTCACAAGTGCTGGGAGATTCCGGCTATGCCTTGCGTGCTGAACTGCAACGGCAGTTTGCTTACAAAGTTGGTAGGCAGCGGTTTGCAGTGACTCAGCCATACATTTTCTATGACTACGGACAGGTATTTAGAAAACACACCTCCGCTGCCGAACACAGTCAAGACACACTCAGTTCGGTAGGGTTGAGAGTGCGGCAGAGTTTGAATGATTCTTTCTCATTGCAAGCGGAACTGGGCTTTCCACTCATGCGCACAGATAGTAATTTCAACCGCGACCCCCGCATCTTTGTCACTTTGAAAGGCTCTTTTTAA
- a CDS encoding transposase family protein — MKKLHPNGRTPHKKPKGRVLSLQQKSRNRELAQLRVVGAHVNRRLKIFKILLERDRNRRRRFSLRFDLIAGLYNYELNLAK; from the coding sequence ATAAAAAAGCTTCATCCCAATGGCCGTACTCCTCACAAGAAGCCAAAGGGTCGGGTGTTGAGTCTCCAGCAAAAGAGCCGAAACAGGGAATTAGCCCAATTGCGAGTAGTTGGCGCGCATGTTAATCGTCGTTTGAAGATATTTAAGATTTTGTTGGAGCGCGATCGCAACCGTCGTAGACGTTTTAGTTTACGTTTCGATCTGATTGCTGGATTGTACAATTATGAACTCAATCTGGCTAAATAA
- a CDS encoding O-acetyl-ADP-ribose deacetylase yields the protein MSQRISVIIGDITQQNVDAIVNAANNSLLGGGGVDGAIHRAAGSQLLEECRQLKGCATGEAKITKGYNLPAKWVIHTVGPVWQGGRQGEDELLAQCYRSSLALVEQYQIQTIAFPAISTGAYGFPVDRAAQIAVTEIQQFLKENYTLEQVILVCFSQSAGDRYLTALKQIDKT from the coding sequence ATGAGTCAACGAATCAGTGTCATCATCGGAGATATTACGCAACAAAATGTCGATGCAATTGTAAATGCTGCTAACAACTCGCTGTTGGGCGGTGGTGGTGTGGATGGTGCGATTCATCGTGCAGCAGGATCTCAGTTACTAGAGGAATGTCGCCAACTCAAAGGTTGTGCTACTGGAGAAGCAAAAATTACGAAAGGCTACAATCTCCCAGCTAAGTGGGTTATTCATACTGTAGGTCCAGTATGGCAGGGTGGTCGTCAAGGGGAAGATGAGCTACTTGCGCAATGTTACCGTAGCAGTTTGGCGCTAGTAGAACAATATCAAATTCAGACAATTGCTTTTCCAGCGATTAGCACTGGTGCTTATGGATTTCCTGTTGATAGGGCAGCACAAATAGCTGTGACTGAAATTCAGCAGTTTCTCAAAGAGAATTATACTCTTGAACAAGTGATTTTAGTCTGCTTTAGTCAAAGCGCAGGCGATCGCTACCTAACGGCACTAAAACAAATCGACAAAACCTAG
- the cobO gene encoding cob(I)yrinic acid a,c-diamide adenosyltransferase, which yields MTTNTSTNLNPDVEAERLNQEATASSLTEEQYQRKMQRRKEVQEKRVAQASQEKGLIIVNTGNGKGKTTAALGMVLRSLGHGYKVAIVQFIKGAWEPAEKAVLSRWADQLQFHAMGEGFTWETQNRERDIQKANEAWEIALNCIRNSDLRLVLLDEVNVALKLGFLSVETVLAGLEQKPSDSHIILTGRGAPAALIERADLVTEMTLVKHPFREQGVKAQPGIEF from the coding sequence ATGACAACTAATACCTCCACAAATTTAAATCCAGATGTGGAAGCTGAACGCTTGAATCAAGAAGCAACAGCTTCATCGCTGACAGAAGAACAATATCAGCGCAAGATGCAACGGCGCAAAGAAGTGCAAGAAAAGCGGGTAGCCCAAGCATCACAAGAAAAAGGCTTAATTATTGTTAATACTGGGAACGGTAAGGGAAAAACAACAGCAGCACTAGGAATGGTGTTGCGATCGCTTGGTCATGGCTATAAAGTAGCTATTGTCCAATTCATTAAAGGAGCTTGGGAACCTGCAGAAAAAGCGGTTCTCAGTCGCTGGGCAGATCAGTTACAATTCCATGCGATGGGTGAAGGCTTTACTTGGGAAACTCAAAACCGCGAACGTGATATTCAAAAAGCCAATGAAGCATGGGAAATTGCATTAAACTGCATCCGTAATTCTGACTTGAGATTAGTACTATTAGATGAAGTGAATGTTGCCCTCAAATTAGGTTTTTTGAGTGTCGAGACAGTGCTAGCAGGGCTAGAGCAAAAGCCAAGTGATTCACACATAATTTTAACCGGAAGAGGCGCACCAGCAGCTTTAATTGAACGTGCTGACTTAGTAACTGAGATGACGCTAGTCAAGCACCCTTTTCGCGAACAAGGAGTAAAAGCCCAACCAGGAATTGAGTTTTAA
- a CDS encoding sulfotransferase domain-containing protein encodes MLKNSRWKHLFVELNSDYKQAIFLAGTGRSGTTWVSSIINYNNNYRDIFEPFHPYKVSIFEHFRYRQYLRPDNQQQEFIQPAKAILSGKIKNQWTDQFNKKVLCQKRMIKDIRANFLLKWLHHNFPEVPIILLFRHPCAVVNSKLQLGWGNHLDELLAQPELVEDFLQPFKQEIAAAKTDFEKQVFLWCLENYVPLKQFAPEEIHLTFYENFCKEPKAEIERLFTFLGKKFDDTVFATLNKPSATSRQESAIITTGNVVDSWKKHITEEQLTRAIEILSLFGLNTIYSQEPLPNISGAYTLMKNS; translated from the coding sequence ATGTTAAAAAATAGTCGTTGGAAACATCTTTTTGTAGAGCTAAACTCAGATTATAAACAAGCAATTTTTCTAGCAGGAACCGGTAGAAGTGGCACAACCTGGGTTTCTTCTATTATTAACTACAATAATAATTATCGAGATATATTTGAGCCTTTTCATCCTTATAAAGTAAGTATATTTGAGCACTTTAGATATCGACAATACTTAAGACCAGATAACCAACAACAAGAATTTATTCAACCAGCAAAAGCTATCTTGTCTGGCAAAATAAAAAACCAATGGACTGACCAATTTAATAAAAAGGTGCTCTGCCAAAAACGAATGATTAAAGATATTAGAGCGAATTTTTTATTGAAATGGCTACACCACAATTTTCCAGAAGTTCCAATTATTTTGTTGTTCAGACATCCCTGTGCTGTTGTCAACTCTAAACTTCAATTAGGATGGGGTAATCATTTAGATGAATTATTGGCACAACCAGAATTAGTCGAAGACTTTTTGCAACCATTCAAGCAAGAAATTGCAGCAGCTAAAACTGATTTTGAAAAGCAGGTATTTCTCTGGTGTTTAGAAAACTATGTTCCTTTAAAACAATTTGCTCCGGAAGAGATTCATCTAACTTTCTACGAAAATTTTTGTAAAGAGCCTAAAGCAGAAATTGAACGTTTATTTACATTTTTAGGCAAAAAATTTGATGACACAGTCTTTGCAACTCTTAACAAACCTTCGGCGACAAGTCGGCAAGAAAGTGCGATTATTACTACAGGTAATGTAGTTGATAGTTGGAAAAAACACATTACAGAAGAGCAACTAACAAGAGCAATAGAGATTCTGAGTCTCTTTGGACTAAACACAATATATTCACAAGAACCTCTGCCAAATATTAGCGGTGCATATACTTTAATGAAAAACTCATAG
- a CDS encoding glycosyltransferase family 2 protein, producing MSLNGNHHIEQNYLSSSKVSIVIPTKNRYLLLLETIKSIREQTYENWEVLVVDDGSTDETEAQMLALSQADSRIRFVKRSQGKPGAPASRNQGVAQASGDYIIFLDSDDCLAPHCLEKRVATMLDRPDLDFGVFACQVFCDQPGDEALLWNRETQEHEHDLDRFLSLDVPWQTTSPIWRKAALQKLGPWDESLIIWQDWEFHVRALVKGLKYEKFSQPDCFWRMPVKHRDSIGKKGITAGYLLSNEQLIAEVHTMLAKAQLLNAHRRYLIAGLYFWLATQWSTYVKSTDEALRIWTICREKNLVNTIEYWEGLLYFKVRRTRYIRRLAREYLSIRWSTELMRQRHSVTLQNTPMSTQLAQS from the coding sequence ATGAGTCTTAATGGGAACCATCACATAGAACAAAATTATCTCAGTTCATCCAAAGTTTCTATTGTCATTCCCACAAAAAATCGCTACTTATTGTTATTAGAAACAATTAAATCTATTCGCGAACAAACCTACGAAAACTGGGAAGTTCTTGTGGTTGACGATGGCTCAACAGACGAGACAGAAGCACAAATGTTGGCATTGTCACAAGCAGATTCACGTATCCGCTTCGTCAAGCGCAGTCAAGGTAAACCTGGTGCTCCCGCTTCTCGTAATCAAGGAGTTGCTCAGGCATCCGGTGATTATATCATTTTTTTGGATTCAGATGATTGTTTAGCACCACACTGTTTAGAAAAACGTGTTGCAACGATGCTCGATCGCCCTGACTTAGACTTTGGAGTCTTTGCTTGTCAAGTGTTCTGCGATCAACCAGGAGACGAAGCGTTGCTTTGGAACCGCGAAACCCAAGAACATGAACACGATCTCGATCGATTTTTATCTTTGGATGTTCCTTGGCAAACGACTAGTCCTATTTGGAGAAAAGCAGCACTGCAAAAATTAGGACCGTGGGACGAAAGTTTAATTATTTGGCAAGATTGGGAATTTCATGTCCGAGCATTAGTGAAAGGATTAAAGTACGAAAAGTTTTCTCAACCTGATTGCTTTTGGCGGATGCCTGTAAAACATAGAGATTCCATTGGTAAAAAAGGAATTACAGCCGGATATCTGCTTTCTAACGAACAACTAATTGCAGAAGTCCATACAATGCTTGCTAAAGCACAATTGCTCAATGCTCATCGCCGCTATCTAATCGCAGGACTTTATTTCTGGTTGGCAACACAATGGTCAACTTATGTCAAATCCACTGATGAAGCCCTCAGAATTTGGACAATTTGCCGCGAAAAAAATTTAGTCAACACGATAGAATACTGGGAAGGTCTACTCTATTTCAAAGTTAGACGAACTCGTTATATCAGACGATTAGCGCGAGAATATCTCAGTATCCGTTGGTCTACAGAATTAATGCGGCAAAGGCATTCCGTCACATTACAAAATACACCTATGTCTACTCAATTAGCCCAATCTTGA
- a CDS encoding glycosyltransferase family 4 protein: MNVLHINQSDISGGAAIAGYRLHQGLLTQGVDSHLLVSKAQSNSDRVTTTPAKKTYIERQLYRRLTKPLGLNYLHFLSTFNIPKTSVYKKADILNFHNLHTGYFNYLAISSLTKNKPAVFTLHDMWSFTGHCTYSYDCDRWKSGCGKCPYPDVYPKIEKDNTSLEWKLKNWVYSQSNLTIVTPSRWLYEQAKQSILNRFPIHRIPYGIDTQAYQPLDSEQCRLHLGIPKGKKVLMFGADSLTERRKGGDLLAQALQNLPSGLKAETVLLIFGKSGAAIAQTVGMTTIDLGYLTSDESKTIAYSAADLFIFPTRADNLPLTLQESIACGTPMVSCKIGGVPDLVRPGITGYLAELENAQDLCDGIVYLLEEQNLREQMRHNCRAIALSEYPLELQAKRYLELYNQLVKNT; encoded by the coding sequence ATGAATGTATTACATATTAATCAATCTGATATTAGTGGGGGAGCAGCAATTGCAGGCTATAGACTGCATCAGGGTTTGCTTACTCAAGGAGTAGATTCTCACCTTTTAGTGAGCAAAGCTCAAAGTAACAGCGATCGCGTAACGACTACGCCGGCTAAAAAAACTTATATAGAAAGGCAGTTATATCGTCGTTTAACTAAGCCTTTAGGATTAAATTATCTACATTTTTTGAGCACATTTAATATTCCTAAAACTAGCGTATACAAAAAGGCTGATATTCTCAACTTTCATAACCTACATACAGGATACTTTAACTACTTAGCAATATCGTCTTTAACAAAAAATAAACCTGCTGTGTTTACACTCCATGATATGTGGAGTTTTACAGGACATTGTACATACAGCTACGACTGCGATCGCTGGAAATCTGGCTGTGGTAAATGCCCTTATCCTGATGTTTATCCAAAAATTGAAAAAGATAATACTAGCTTAGAATGGAAATTAAAAAATTGGGTTTATAGCCAGTCAAATTTAACGATAGTCACTCCTAGTAGATGGCTATACGAGCAAGCTAAACAAAGTATCCTCAATCGCTTTCCAATTCATAGAATTCCTTATGGGATCGATACCCAAGCATATCAACCCCTCGATTCAGAACAATGTAGATTGCACTTGGGAATACCAAAAGGTAAAAAAGTACTCATGTTTGGTGCTGATAGCCTCACAGAACGTCGTAAGGGAGGAGATTTATTAGCACAAGCATTACAAAACTTACCGAGTGGATTGAAAGCAGAAACTGTATTATTAATCTTTGGTAAAAGTGGTGCAGCAATTGCTCAAACTGTAGGAATGACAACAATCGATCTGGGCTATCTTACCAGTGACGAATCAAAAACAATTGCTTATTCTGCTGCTGACTTATTTATTTTTCCTACGCGGGCAGACAATTTACCCCTAACGTTGCAAGAAAGTATCGCTTGCGGTACGCCAATGGTTTCTTGCAAAATTGGTGGTGTTCCTGACTTAGTACGTCCAGGGATAACAGGTTACTTAGCAGAACTAGAAAATGCTCAAGATCTCTGTGATGGGATTGTATACCTGCTAGAGGAGCAAAATCTGCGGGAACAAATGCGACACAATTGTCGTGCGATCGCCCTTTCTGAATATCCTCTAGAATTACAAGCGAAACGCTATCTTGAACTTTACAATCAATTAGTCAAAAATACATAA